CGGAATTGCAACATTAAAGAATTTGCAGTTAAACGAACAATGGATAGTACATAGTTGAGACTACATGTACCTGTCGAATAGTATTATACAAAGCACTCGGGCTAATTGAAGCACATGACAAACTACAAGCAACTTGTATACCGCCTTTAAAGATTCCATGTAAATTTCCTAAGACCAACATAACTAGTCGTTCGTCGTCAAAAAGGTTATAGAGGTTTCTTTCGTTTGCAATTGATCATTTAGAAATCAAACCGTCTGAAATCGActtggagcgtcactgatgcatcttttgtggacgaaacgcgcgtctggcgtaaatacaaaaatttaatcctggtatctatgatgagtttatttgcaaggGCATCTTTGAAATTCAATAAATTCTAACAAAATTTCAAGGAAACTCCGCAAACAGTTCGAAAAAAAGTTGTAAACATGTTTCTGATATTACTTGTATGTCTCATTTTGTCAACATGTAAACTTACACCTGCATGCACAAACAGAAATGTTCTGGTATACACCACATTTTAtaagataaaattattttaatttcaattactAAACTAAATGGATATTATAATTGcagtaattgtaaaaaaaaaaattaaaaaaaattagcatttaacaaatgtttaagtACTATATCGTTAGTATAAACGTTAATTTACCAGTTTGATTTGCTTCAGTTCGTCGTCCTTCTCTATCTGTTGAAGTAATATTGTCTGCAATTCCAAATAGATTGCAGTGTTAAATGGTTGTCTACCAACTTCATACAGTTTCTGTCTAGTTTTTGTTTCTTTCCCAACTTTCTTTGCTATGACCAATAAGGACTTTGAGATTTGTTCAATTGATTGGTTATATTCCTCATTTGCCATTTTTCCTTCTTTTGCATGCGCAAATTCATTTCTTATCTTTACAAGATCGTCAACTGCTTTTCTTTCAACGGAGGAAGGAGGGACaaggaaatttatcaaaataagtcGAGCTAGAGTCATATCAAGctcttttattttgatgtttcCTTTTACAGGACAACAACAGTTTGGCGCCGATTTACTAGTCGGGTTGTGGCATGGCAATTTTACACCAGCCGAATCTATAAATAAGGCCAGTTGTGGCGGATGGATCACCCTACTGCCTTTTGAGTGTGGAGGTGTGCCAGTAGGGCAACTACAGCATGGATAGTAGTTGTAACATAGATGGTAAAGATCATGCTGGATTTGTCTGATGAAGTCTTCGTACGTGATGCCTTGGtctttcaaataatatttaataagttgTTGAAGTGATTTTTTAGTTACATCGACTAAAACTGTTGAATGTCTGTAAAAGTTTTCTTGTTGTTCCTGCTCTTCTGTCATTGTCTTTAGTATTTAGAATATCTGAAATATTTTAAGTGAagagaaaaattaaagaaaacaatcaaataaaattcCACATGGacttgtacatgtactaaaaATTAGAACACTTGTTGCTGATATACGTTGTTGAAATTTAATACCTGTATTTGGATTACA
This genomic window from Mytilus galloprovincialis chromosome 9, xbMytGall1.hap1.1, whole genome shotgun sequence contains:
- the LOC143045135 gene encoding uncharacterized protein LOC143045135; its protein translation is MTEEQEQQENFYRHSTVLVDVTKKSLQQLIKYYLKDQGITYEDFIRQIQHDLYHLCYNYYPCCSCPTGTPPHSKGSRVIHPPQLALFIDSAGVKLPCHNPTSKSAPNCCCPVKGNIKIKELDMTLARLILINFLVPPSSVERKAVDDLVKIRNEFAHAKEGKMANEEYNQSIEQISKSLLVIAKKVGKETKTRQKLYEVGRQPFNTAIYLELQTILLQQIEKDDELKQIKLMLEKLTNDQDNIPGESVSIENLLDGVTAVPGSSLGNTTLSSIMPRNYHVVFGIEVENLTKYKLKNSETYLTSGEISIPALDIRPGYKEAMVATKKPYWPAFGICGIVSWLISGCNRRLVIMFTLPWPAFLNYMTYTNKLSVGISDVGITEHDSKWHKAMKLNNTYPGLNFKTEEYVNSTRPVKVADETFQVSGIMGTGHQIEAKIVFKPNHVDSLAQNLKQTVLMRQSYK